GTATTGTATTGGGTTATACCAACCCGCTGAGCAATAGCTTATTTTTGAGTTTGGTACTATCACTTTACGTTTTTACTGTCACTATTCAACGTCACAATAACATTTAGAATAGGCATAAAAGCACCTAAATCGGGCACAGACCCAAGGATATTTTAATGCGTAAAACACTTATTACCACGGCAGTTAGTGCTGCACTGATACTTAGCGCGTGTTCAGAACAATCAGCAGACACCGCCATGGCAGCCAAAACTACCGCAGATGCATCAAAAACAATGACCAAAGCACCTGCTATTGCCGACAACGTTCTGTTAACGCCAAGTCCTTTACAATACATGGCTCCACAGTTCGACAAGCTAAAAGCGAGCGATTACTTACCTGCATTTGAGCAAGGCATGCAAGAACACAAAGCTGAAATCGCCACTATCACCAACAATAGTGAAGCGGCTACATTCGAAAACACTGTGGTTGCGTTAGAAAAAACCGGCGCTATTTTAGACCGTACTCAACGGGCGTTTTTTAATCTGACAGGGCTTATTTCAGACGACAACTTTATCAGTGTCGAAGAGCAAATTGTGCCTAAATTAACGGCACACCAAGACAACATCTACCTTGATGAAAAGCTATTTGCTCGCATCCAAACTATTTATAAAAACAAAGCCACCCTAAAAGGCGAAGACTTACGCCTAGTTGAAGTCTACTACGACCGTTTTGTACGTGCCGGTGCTGAGTTATCAGTTGCAGACAAAACAACCATGCGAGAGCTAAACGGTGAGCTCGCTAAATTTGAAACCAGCTTTTCGCAAAACGTTTTAAAATCATTTACAGATGACGTTATCCTCATTGAAGATAAAGCTCAACTTGATGGCTTATCAGACAGCGACATCGCATCATTGGCCGCTGCAGCAAAAGATGCAGGTAAAACCGGTTACATGATCACCTTAGTGAACACCACCACTCAGCCGCTTCTGTCTAGCCTTAAAAACCGTGATGTACGCAAACAGCTATGGGAAACCTCAGCGTATCGCGCCATGGACACCAATGCACCGTTAAACATCAAAATTGCCCACCTGCGTGCACAAAAAGCCAAACTACTAGGCTACCCAACATGGGCGGCTTATGCCCTTGGCGATCAAATGGCCCAAACTCCAGAAGCGGTTTATGGCATTCTTGATGACTTAGCCCCTAAAGCTCTGGTTAAAGCGCAAATTGAAGCAGCAGACATTCAAGCTGAAATCGTTAAAGACGGCAAAGACTTCAAACTTGAACCGTGGGACTGGGCTTACTACGCAGAAAAAGTACGTAAAGCTAAATATGACTTAGACGACGGCCAGGTTAAGCCATACTTTGAAATGAACACCGTATTAAACGATGGTTTATTCTTTGCGATGAACAAGCTTTATGGCATTACAGTTAAACCACGCACCGATTTGCCTGTATGGCAAAAAGACGTGACGGCTTACGAAATATTTAACCAAGACGGCAGTTCTATTGGTCTATTCTATTTAGACCCATATGCACGACCTGGTAAACGTGGTGGCGCATGGATGGACGAGCTAGTTAGCCAGTCATTCTTGAAAAACACCAAGCCTGTGGTCTATAACGCGCTTAACATCCCTAAGCCAGCCGAAGGTCAGCCAACACTGATGACATTCGATGAAGTGAGCACTATGTTCCATGAATTTGGTCATGCTATTCACGGTCTATACTCACAAGTTAACTATCCAAGCTTAGCGGGCACTTTAACTGCACGCGACTTTGTTGAGTTTCCATCACAAGCCAACGAAGACTGGAGCATCGAACCACAAGTGCTAGCCAACTACGCTAAGCATTATCAAACTGGCGAGCCTATCCCTGCTGAGCTACTTGCAAAAGTATTAAAGTCGCATACCTTTAACCAAGGTTTTGGTACGGTTGAATACCTAGCCGCTGCGCTACTTGATATGGAATGGCACTCAATAGCTGCCGACACAGAAATCACTGATGTTGCAGCCTTTGAAAAACAAGCGCTAGCCAAACACGGTTTAGATTACACCCCAGTGCCACCACGCTACAAAACCACCTACTTTAGCCACAGCTTCGGCGGCGGTTACTCTGCGGGTTACTACGCGTACTTATGGACTGAAGTGTTTGCCGCTGACTCGTTCTCTTACATGATGTCACACGGTGGATTAACCTTAGAAAATGGCCAAAAGTACCGCGACACTATTTTGTCAAAAGGTAACAGCCAAGATCTGATGCAAAGTTACATCGACTTTACGGGCAAAAAACCATCAACTGATGCCTTATTAAAGCGTCGTGGTTTAGTTAACTAAAATACCGAAAATGCTTAGCCTCTCGATTTTAGTGGTTCATTAAGTCGAGAGCTAAGCGAACAAACAAAAGCGGAACAGTAGTAAGTGGGTTGTTAAAAAGAGTGAATATTGTGCAGTTGTGAGCTTTTTTGGCTCATTTTGCACATTTGTTGTGCCATTGAACACTTCAAGGCTTTACATTTTCGCCAATACCCTTATTATTCACCGCGTTCGGAGGGATGGCAGAGTGGTCGAATGCACCGGTCTTGAAAACCGGCAACGGTTTATCCCGTTCTAGGGTTCAAATCCCTATCCCTCCGCCACATTAAATACGAGAAAAGCCGTTGATTATCAACGGCTTTTTTTGTTTTTGGCGTTTGAGGGGCTCTCCATAAGGATTGACTCAGACAATGTATCTTTATCGAGCACCCAACAACGTATACTTTACACGTATCTGTTTAGCCAAATATTTACGCGACAAGGGCTTTCCCTTTGACGTAAAAGTCTCCTTACTCACTCGTGACAGAGCAGAAGCAGTCATCCGTAACATTGATGTTGCCGGAGCACTCAAAAAAATCATCAAGTCTATTGACCATCAAACCCGTATTAATGACTTTATTCGCTACGTTGATGAGGTCATTAACAATCTTAGAGCTCAGTTTGATGCAGCTGATCCTGATATTACATTCAACATCACGCAAAAACCTCATTCTATCCCCATTAGAGAGACTAAATTGTCTCAGCATCGTGAAACTACCTCTGTGGCGCAAGCAAAGCCTGTTATTGGGTTAAACGAAGCATTAAGCGCATTTATTATCTCAAAACAAAAATCAGCCATTAGGCCTCTGTCTATCAAGCAGCTTGAGCAGCGTACTCGGCATTTTATTGATACCGTATCATCAAAATCCATTCTTAAAACCAAGCTTAAAACTGATGATAAATGTGTGCATGACATCACCAGTGCTGATGCGATGACCTATCGCGATGAGTTACTGACCCAAGGCCGAAGCTACAAAAGCAATAAAGAGTACTTAGCTGCCATATTTCAGTTCTTTAAGTGGTGCCAGTTAATGAACTATTGCAACCACAACCCCTTTGAAAGCGTTACTGTCGGACAAAAACCAAAAGCTAAACCGAATCAAGCTAGAGACCGCTGGACGCACACTGAACTTAAACGACTACTTCGCAGCTCATCATTCAAGGCTTCAACAACCGATTTCAAATGGGTCACCCGTTTGATGCTTTATGGTGGTTTAAGGCCTTCAGAAGCTTGCCAGCTCAAACCTGGAGATATCAAACTAATCGACGGCATACACTGCATTAGCATTGATGACAGTGGCGCTGTACAACGATTAAAGAACCTCAATGCTAAACGTTATGTGCCAATACATCAGCACTTGCTTGAGCTAGGCTTTATTGCGTTTGTTGAGCAACGAAAAACAACACATACCCAGCTGTTTGATTATAAACCTGTAGGCATCATTGAAGATTGGTCAAAAACTTACTGTAAACAGCTCGCCAAGCTTCAAACCGAAATCGGCATGCAAGCGAATCAGCGTCCAACCGCCTACGGCCTAAGACACACGTTTATCGATGAAATGAAGCAATTAGATATCAGTGAGCACATCGTGGCGCAAATCGTCGGTCACGCTAATCCCAACATCACTTTCAGTCGTTACGGCAAAGATATAAACGTTGCTGCATTGCTTAAGGATATTGAGAAAATTGACTATCAAATTTGATGATCGGGTGTGGTTAATAAATAAACTTTAAACCTAAATTAACAATCTGTCTCGATTGGCAGTAACAGTGTCAGTTGAGGCACAAACACTGCCAAAGCTGTCATTATTTCGCTACAGCAGAGAGCGAGAGATTTGGCTGTTGAAAATGGCTCGCAGTCGGTGAGTGCGAAGCAAAAAACAGCCCACAATTATGTGGGACTAGTACGTAACCCGGTACGCTTGTATCCCACTTTTTGTTCCAAAAAGGTCGGATACAAGCTCGGGCAAGGGGAAGCCCTTTGAACCCTATAGGCGCAATCTACTGGTATTTTTTATTGTAAACAACTTAAGGTGTGCCAATTTTGAATTGAGTAGTTCATTATTCTAATTGTTGGTATATTTGGGGTTATCACAAATCCAGCCTGAAATGTTACATGGCTATTGA
This region of Shewanella livingstonensis genomic DNA includes:
- a CDS encoding M3 family metallopeptidase, whose product is MRKTLITTAVSAALILSACSEQSADTAMAAKTTADASKTMTKAPAIADNVLLTPSPLQYMAPQFDKLKASDYLPAFEQGMQEHKAEIATITNNSEAATFENTVVALEKTGAILDRTQRAFFNLTGLISDDNFISVEEQIVPKLTAHQDNIYLDEKLFARIQTIYKNKATLKGEDLRLVEVYYDRFVRAGAELSVADKTTMRELNGELAKFETSFSQNVLKSFTDDVILIEDKAQLDGLSDSDIASLAAAAKDAGKTGYMITLVNTTTQPLLSSLKNRDVRKQLWETSAYRAMDTNAPLNIKIAHLRAQKAKLLGYPTWAAYALGDQMAQTPEAVYGILDDLAPKALVKAQIEAADIQAEIVKDGKDFKLEPWDWAYYAEKVRKAKYDLDDGQVKPYFEMNTVLNDGLFFAMNKLYGITVKPRTDLPVWQKDVTAYEIFNQDGSSIGLFYLDPYARPGKRGGAWMDELVSQSFLKNTKPVVYNALNIPKPAEGQPTLMTFDEVSTMFHEFGHAIHGLYSQVNYPSLAGTLTARDFVEFPSQANEDWSIEPQVLANYAKHYQTGEPIPAELLAKVLKSHTFNQGFGTVEYLAAALLDMEWHSIAADTEITDVAAFEKQALAKHGLDYTPVPPRYKTTYFSHSFGGGYSAGYYAYLWTEVFAADSFSYMMSHGGLTLENGQKYRDTILSKGNSQDLMQSYIDFTGKKPSTDALLKRRGLVN
- a CDS encoding tyrosine-type recombinase/integrase, with protein sequence MYLYRAPNNVYFTRICLAKYLRDKGFPFDVKVSLLTRDRAEAVIRNIDVAGALKKIIKSIDHQTRINDFIRYVDEVINNLRAQFDAADPDITFNITQKPHSIPIRETKLSQHRETTSVAQAKPVIGLNEALSAFIISKQKSAIRPLSIKQLEQRTRHFIDTVSSKSILKTKLKTDDKCVHDITSADAMTYRDELLTQGRSYKSNKEYLAAIFQFFKWCQLMNYCNHNPFESVTVGQKPKAKPNQARDRWTHTELKRLLRSSSFKASTTDFKWVTRLMLYGGLRPSEACQLKPGDIKLIDGIHCISIDDSGAVQRLKNLNAKRYVPIHQHLLELGFIAFVEQRKTTHTQLFDYKPVGIIEDWSKTYCKQLAKLQTEIGMQANQRPTAYGLRHTFIDEMKQLDISEHIVAQIVGHANPNITFSRYGKDINVAALLKDIEKIDYQI